The following proteins come from a genomic window of Marinihelvus fidelis:
- a CDS encoding cation:proton antiporter has protein sequence MSVAGWFLVVGAVMAVMAMTAAHVRRFSISSSMVYLAAGIALGPAGFAVFHFNPIARSGLFEVLTEIGVIISVFVAGLKLAAPLGNRSWWKPFRLATVTMVISIALVAMFGMGFLGLSLGAAVLLGAILAPTDPVLASDVQVKDIRDPSTLRFSLTGEAGLNDGTAFPFVMLGLGLLGAHELGDHYLRWLGVDVIWATTAGLAVGGLLGALFAWIIAHLHRRGLSSAFTEDFSGLALIAIAYGAALLLKSYGFLAVFAAGYMLHRTEHHLCATEDETDERDPHMTLVSLRFIQPLERLGEVGLIILMGGMLFADSWPVHYLLLAACLFFVIRPVAVQLGMLGSGIHRRDRWLMSWFGIRGIGSLYYLAYALQHGLDGPDAVVLTSATLVVVTTSIVLHGVTVIPLTRRFSDD, from the coding sequence ATGAGCGTAGCGGGATGGTTCCTGGTCGTGGGTGCGGTCATGGCCGTCATGGCCATGACGGCCGCGCACGTGCGGCGTTTCTCGATTTCGAGCTCGATGGTCTACCTGGCGGCGGGCATTGCCCTGGGCCCGGCCGGGTTTGCCGTGTTCCATTTCAACCCGATCGCGCGGTCCGGCCTGTTCGAAGTGCTGACCGAGATCGGCGTGATCATTTCCGTGTTCGTGGCCGGGCTGAAACTGGCCGCGCCGCTGGGCAACCGCTCGTGGTGGAAACCGTTCCGCCTGGCGACCGTGACCATGGTGATCAGCATCGCGCTGGTGGCCATGTTCGGCATGGGCTTCCTGGGGCTCTCGCTGGGCGCGGCCGTCCTGCTGGGCGCTATCCTGGCGCCTACCGACCCGGTGCTGGCCTCCGATGTCCAGGTCAAGGACATCCGTGACCCCAGCACCCTGCGGTTCAGCCTGACCGGAGAAGCGGGCCTGAACGACGGCACGGCGTTTCCGTTCGTCATGCTGGGCCTGGGTCTGCTGGGCGCGCACGAACTCGGCGACCACTACCTGCGCTGGCTTGGCGTCGACGTGATCTGGGCCACGACGGCCGGCCTGGCGGTGGGCGGGCTGCTGGGCGCGCTGTTCGCTTGGATCATCGCCCATCTCCACCGCCGGGGGCTGAGCAGCGCATTCACGGAGGACTTCTCCGGGCTTGCCTTGATCGCGATTGCCTACGGCGCCGCCCTCTTGCTGAAGAGCTACGGGTTCCTGGCCGTGTTCGCGGCCGGCTACATGCTGCACCGCACCGAGCACCACCTGTGCGCCACGGAGGACGAGACGGACGAGCGCGATCCCCACATGACACTCGTTTCGCTGCGCTTTATCCAGCCGCTCGAACGACTGGGCGAAGTCGGCCTGATCATCCTGATGGGGGGCATGCTGTTCGCGGACTCATGGCCCGTTCACTACCTGCTGCTGGCCGCCTGCCTGTTTTTCGTGATCCGCCCGGTGGCGGTGCAGCTGGGGATGCTGGGGTCCGGCATCCATCGCCGTGATCGCTGGCTGATGTCCTGGTTCGGCATCCGCGGCATCGGCTCGCTCTACTACCTGGCCTACGCCCTCCAGCACGGCCTGGACGGGCCGGACGCCGTCGTGTTGACCTCGGCCACGCTGGTGGTGGTGACAACCTCCATCGTGCTGCACGGTGTCACCGTGATCCCCCTCACCCGCCGTTTTTCCGACGACTGA
- a CDS encoding DUF6364 family protein, whose protein sequence is MSKPKSKALKPETTKLTIRLPRERVEFAKRFAKQHGVTVTEVIGRYFEYLQAETPDEIHPDLEWLVGIIPPDVDVDELRYEYLKEKYGL, encoded by the coding sequence ATGAGCAAACCAAAGTCCAAGGCTTTGAAACCTGAAACCACCAAACTAACCATCCGCTTGCCGCGCGAGCGCGTGGAGTTCGCAAAGCGGTTCGCCAAGCAGCATGGCGTGACCGTTACCGAGGTCATCGGTCGATACTTCGAGTATCTGCAGGCCGAGACGCCCGATGAAATCCACCCCGACCTGGAGTGGCTGGTTGGCATCATTCCGCCGGATGTCGATGTCGATGAACTTCGATACGAATATCTGAAAGAGAAGTACGGGTTATGA
- a CDS encoding carbohydrate-binding family 9-like protein yields the protein MSNPPTRLDTEPAPPSLTVPHRPDFSLTGAGDAPAWADIDWVPLNRRPGGAHDYSARFKLCWSDTGIYVLFDGSDRVLTATLGEDFLDLWEEDVYEVFFWPDESHPVYFEYEISPLGYELPILVPNLGGRFLGWRPWHYEGERKTRRKVAVRGGEQAAMAEVTGWSAEVFIPFDLLKPLANVPPGPGTTWRANVYRMDYDDGKKTQWDWARVGPSFHEFQRFGALVFA from the coding sequence ATGAGCAACCCGCCCACCCGGTTGGACACAGAGCCCGCGCCTCCCAGCCTCACCGTCCCTCACCGCCCGGACTTCAGCCTGACCGGCGCAGGCGACGCCCCGGCCTGGGCCGACATCGACTGGGTACCGCTGAACCGCCGCCCGGGCGGCGCGCACGACTACAGCGCGCGCTTCAAATTGTGCTGGTCCGATACAGGCATTTACGTGCTGTTCGACGGCAGCGACCGGGTGCTCACCGCCACCCTGGGGGAAGACTTCCTGGACCTGTGGGAAGAAGACGTCTACGAGGTGTTTTTCTGGCCCGACGAGTCACACCCGGTCTATTTCGAGTACGAGATTTCGCCGCTGGGCTACGAGCTACCCATCCTGGTGCCCAACCTGGGTGGCCGCTTCCTGGGTTGGCGCCCGTGGCATTACGAGGGCGAGCGCAAGACCCGCAGGAAGGTGGCGGTTCGCGGCGGCGAGCAGGCGGCCATGGCCGAAGTCACAGGCTGGAGCGCCGAGGTTTTCATCCCCTTCGACCTGCTTAAACCGCTGGCCAATGTCCCCCCAGGACCGGGTACCACCTGGCGCGCCAACGTCTACCGCATGGACTACGACGACGGCAAAAAGACCCAGTGGGACTGGGCCCGGGTGGGCCCCAGCTTCCACGAGTTCCAGCGCTTCGGCGCGCTCGTTTTTGCCTGA
- a CDS encoding methylmalonyl-CoA mutase family protein: MSRPASELETGKHDGDAARQGAHDTPLRFVTAASLFDGHDAAINIMRRLIQAQGCEVIHLGHNRSVLDIVRAAIQEDADAIAISSYQGGHNEYFRFMIDQLRERGAGHIKVFGGGGGTITLDEIAELEAYGVERIYHPDDGMGLGLVEMIEDVVERAGRDRVDPEDPEKLRRENANDVAAVLSMIEEERYGDAELKMKRHEWAGAAKQAPVIGITGTGGAGKSSVTDEILNRFLACFPGKNVAVLAVDPTRRRTGGALLGDRIRMNSLRSEHVYMRSMATRRQHLATSKMLKDAVDFLKSAGFDLVIVETAGIGQSDSEIVDLVDFPVYVMTSEFGAQSQLEKIDMLDFAELVILNKFDKRGAEDALRDVRKQWKRNHLKFDLADEQVPVYPTIASQFNDPGVTWMFANLARLLQEKLDLPKDEWTANLDTRVKEPKATVLIPPARTRYLAEIAEQGRAINENIERQAETAHLAQSYHDALGALEDCTRPAPFERYTAEQLKQEGEDASLLTLRQKYDAAIGELSEEALQLLRTWPERKEGIRTEQYEYQVRGKTITGNNYRESLSHLQIPKIGMPRDADWGELLSFLMRENLPGGYPYTAGVFPYRRTGEDPTRMFAGEGTPERTNRRFHYVSKGQPAARLSTAFDSVTLYGEDPAIRPDIYGKVGNSGVSIATLDDMKKLYSGFDLCAPTTSVSMTINGPAPMILAFFMNAAVDQQVEKYLKEGGRWEEAEKTIDAYFQDRERPKYHGDLPEGNDGLGLGLLGITGDKLVDADTYAKIKKDTLSKVRGTVQADILKEDQAQNTCIFSTEFAMRMMGDIQQYFVDHNVRNFYSVSISGYHIAEAGANPISQLAFTLSNGFTIVEYYLARGMAIDDFAPNLSFFFSNGMDPEYTVIGRVARRIWARAMRERYGANTRSQMLKYHIQTSGRSLHAQEIQFNDIRTTLQALYALFDNCNSLHTNAYDEAITTPTEESVRRAVAIQMIISKELGLNYCENPWQGSFIVDELTDLVEEAVYQEFERLSERGGVLGAMDTMYQRSKIQEESLYYEHKKHDGSLPLIGVNTFLGGKDPHAEGGELELMRSTDAEKDQQVENVETYRSAHGDESGALLRELQDVARKRENTFEALMAAGKVCSLGSMSHALYEVGGEYRRNM; encoded by the coding sequence ATGAGCCGACCCGCCTCTGAACTCGAGACCGGCAAGCACGACGGCGACGCCGCCCGCCAGGGCGCGCACGACACGCCGCTGCGCTTTGTCACCGCCGCCAGCCTGTTCGACGGCCACGACGCCGCCATCAACATTATGCGCCGCCTGATCCAGGCGCAGGGCTGCGAGGTGATCCACCTGGGCCACAACCGCAGCGTGCTGGACATCGTCCGCGCGGCCATCCAGGAAGACGCCGACGCCATCGCCATTTCCAGCTACCAGGGCGGCCACAACGAGTATTTCCGCTTCATGATCGACCAGCTGCGCGAGCGCGGCGCCGGCCACATCAAGGTGTTCGGCGGCGGTGGCGGCACCATCACGCTGGATGAGATCGCCGAGCTGGAAGCCTACGGCGTGGAGCGCATCTACCACCCCGACGACGGCATGGGCCTGGGGCTGGTGGAGATGATCGAGGACGTGGTCGAGCGGGCAGGGCGCGACCGTGTCGACCCCGAGGACCCGGAAAAACTGCGCCGCGAAAACGCCAACGACGTCGCCGCCGTGCTCAGCATGATCGAGGAAGAGCGCTACGGCGACGCCGAACTGAAGATGAAACGCCACGAGTGGGCCGGCGCTGCGAAGCAGGCCCCCGTGATCGGCATCACCGGCACCGGCGGCGCCGGCAAGAGCTCGGTCACCGACGAGATCCTGAACCGCTTCCTGGCCTGCTTCCCGGGCAAGAACGTGGCCGTACTGGCCGTCGACCCCACCCGCCGCCGCACCGGCGGCGCGCTGCTGGGCGACCGCATCCGCATGAACAGCTTAAGGTCCGAGCACGTCTACATGCGCTCAATGGCCACGAGACGCCAGCACCTGGCCACCAGCAAGATGCTGAAAGACGCCGTGGATTTCCTCAAATCCGCCGGCTTTGATCTCGTCATCGTCGAGACCGCGGGCATCGGCCAGAGCGATTCCGAGATCGTCGACCTGGTGGATTTCCCGGTCTACGTGATGACCAGCGAGTTCGGCGCCCAGAGCCAGCTGGAGAAGATCGACATGCTCGACTTCGCCGAGCTGGTGATCCTGAACAAGTTCGACAAGCGCGGCGCCGAAGACGCGCTGCGCGATGTGCGCAAGCAGTGGAAGCGCAACCACCTGAAGTTCGACCTGGCCGACGAGCAGGTGCCGGTCTACCCGACCATCGCCAGCCAGTTCAACGACCCGGGCGTGACCTGGATGTTCGCCAACCTGGCGCGCCTGCTACAGGAAAAGCTGGATCTGCCGAAAGACGAGTGGACCGCCAACCTCGACACCCGCGTCAAGGAACCCAAGGCCACCGTGCTGATCCCGCCGGCGCGCACCCGGTACCTGGCCGAGATCGCCGAGCAGGGCAGGGCGATCAACGAGAATATCGAACGCCAGGCCGAGACCGCCCACCTGGCCCAGAGCTACCACGACGCCCTGGGCGCGCTGGAGGACTGCACCCGCCCGGCGCCGTTCGAGCGCTACACCGCCGAGCAGCTGAAACAGGAAGGCGAAGACGCCAGCCTGCTGACCCTGCGGCAGAAATATGACGCCGCCATCGGCGAGCTCAGCGAGGAAGCCCTGCAGCTGCTGCGCACCTGGCCGGAAAGAAAGGAAGGCATCCGCACCGAGCAATACGAATACCAGGTGCGCGGCAAGACCATCACCGGCAACAACTACCGCGAGAGCCTGTCCCACCTGCAGATCCCCAAGATCGGCATGCCCCGTGACGCCGACTGGGGCGAACTGCTCAGCTTCCTGATGCGCGAGAACCTGCCCGGCGGCTATCCCTACACCGCCGGCGTGTTCCCGTACCGCCGCACCGGCGAGGACCCGACCCGCATGTTCGCCGGCGAAGGCACGCCCGAGCGGACAAATCGGAGGTTCCACTACGTCAGCAAGGGCCAGCCCGCCGCCCGCCTGAGCACCGCCTTCGACTCGGTCACGCTCTACGGCGAGGACCCGGCCATCCGCCCGGACATCTACGGCAAGGTCGGCAACAGCGGCGTCAGCATCGCCACGCTGGACGACATGAAGAAGCTCTACAGCGGCTTTGATCTCTGCGCCCCCACCACATCGGTCAGCATGACGATCAACGGCCCCGCGCCGATGATCCTGGCGTTTTTCATGAACGCCGCCGTCGACCAGCAGGTGGAGAAGTACCTGAAGGAAGGAGGTAGGTGGGAGGAGGCAGAAAAGACCATCGACGCGTACTTCCAAGACAGGGAGCGCCCCAAGTACCACGGCGACCTCCCCGAAGGTAACGACGGTCTCGGCCTGGGCCTGCTCGGCATCACCGGCGACAAGCTGGTCGACGCCGACACCTACGCGAAGATCAAGAAGGACACGCTGAGCAAAGTCCGCGGCACCGTCCAGGCCGATATCCTGAAAGAGGACCAGGCCCAGAACACGTGTATTTTCAGCACCGAATTCGCCATGCGCATGATGGGCGACATCCAGCAGTACTTCGTCGACCACAACGTCCGCAATTTCTACAGCGTCAGCATCTCCGGCTACCACATCGCCGAGGCCGGCGCGAACCCGATCAGCCAGCTCGCGTTTACATTGAGCAACGGCTTCACCATCGTCGAGTACTACCTGGCCCGCGGCATGGCCATCGACGACTTCGCCCCCAACCTGAGCTTCTTCTTCAGCAACGGCATGGACCCCGAATACACGGTAATCGGCCGAGTCGCCCGCCGCATCTGGGCCCGCGCCATGCGCGAACGCTACGGCGCCAACACAAGGAGCCAGATGCTCAAATACCACATCCAGACGAGTGGAAGGAGCCTGCACGCCCAGGAAATCCAGTTCAACGATATAAGAACGACGCTGCAGGCCCTCTACGCCCTGTTCGACAACTGCAACAGCCTGCACACCAACGCCTACGACGAAGCCATCACCACCCCCACGGAAGAAAGCGTGCGCCGCGCCGTGGCCATCCAGATGATCATCAGCAAGGAACTGGGCCTGAACTACTGCGAAAACCCCTGGCAAGGCAGCTTCATCGTGGATGAATTGACCGACCTGGTCGAAGAAGCCGTCTACCAGGAATTCGAACGCCTAAGCGAACGCGGCGGCGTCCTCGGCGCCATGGACACCATGTACCAACGCTCCAAAATCCAGGAAGAATCCCTCTACTACGAACACAAAAAACACGACGGCTCCCTGCCCCTGATCGGCGTCAACACCTTCCTGGGTGGGAAAGACCCGCATGCCGAAGGCGGCGAGCTGGAGTTGATGCGGTCTACCGATGCTGAGAAGGATCAGCAGGTGGAGAACGTGGAGACCTACCGCTCAGCGCATGGGGATGAGAGTGGGGCGTTGCTTAGGGAGCTGCAGGACGTGGCTCGGAAGCGAGAAAATACTTTTGAGGCGTTGATGGCGGCGGGCAAGGTTTGTTCGCTGGGGTCGATGTCGCACGCGCTTTATGAGGTTGGGGGGGAGTATCGGAGGAATATGTAG
- a CDS encoding type II toxin-antitoxin system VapC family toxin, with amino-acid sequence MILVNLNVIVDVLQVRHPFHSTSLGTLNRIMAGKRLAALASHSVTTLYFLMRKHSGREVANRSVDWAARRFEVIPVGQKELDRALALNWPGFEDAVVAAAAESAGCTHIVTRNVRDFRGSVVPAVLPDELVINEVHESFTRRYGSGGGASQAGGGSTR; translated from the coding sequence ATGATCCTGGTCAACCTTAATGTGATCGTCGACGTCCTCCAGGTTCGGCACCCCTTTCATTCGACATCATTGGGAACGCTGAATCGAATCATGGCGGGCAAGCGTCTTGCGGCACTCGCGTCCCACTCCGTAACAACACTTTATTTTCTGATGAGAAAGCACTCCGGGCGTGAAGTGGCCAACCGATCGGTGGACTGGGCGGCACGCCGCTTCGAGGTCATACCCGTGGGCCAGAAAGAACTCGACAGGGCTTTGGCCCTGAACTGGCCCGGCTTTGAAGATGCCGTTGTGGCGGCCGCTGCCGAATCTGCCGGTTGCACCCACATCGTCACCCGCAATGTGCGCGACTTTCGTGGTTCAGTTGTGCCGGCGGTTCTGCCCGATGAACTGGTCATCAACGAAGTCCACGAGTCCTTCACGCGCCGCTACGGCAGCGGCGGCGGCGCGTCCCAGGCCGGTGGCGGCTCAACCCGGTAG
- a CDS encoding glycoside hydrolase family 43 protein, which translates to MRLRKTIFFLFVTLAVSPMTARSDEAGARNPVIWADVPDVSVIRAGDRYYMSSTTMHMNPGLPIMRSPDLVNWTLVRYAYDTLVHNDSMNLVNGEDAYGAGSWASSLRYHEGRYYVSTFSSTSGRTHVYWTDDIEDGEWQSSSFEPMLHDHSLFFEDGRVYMVWGAGEIRMVELEPDFSGIRAGTEPRVIIADASAPIDGEIMLKAEGSQLYRVDGRYYLFNIAWPRGGMRTVLVHRADSLDGPWEGRIALQDAGIAQGGLVDTPDGRWYAMLFGDRGAVGRIPYLVPVTWEDGWPVLGEDGQVPDTLDIAVANTNVAGIVTSDEFDGPGLPLAWQWNHNPLPAYWSLDARPGFLRLTTDRVDNGFLDTRNTLTQRTYGPVSDATVSLDVSGMRDGDVAGLGLLQRHYGYVAVRQEDGQRFMVMVNAGGDAPLEQARVPLDGDVVHFAARADFRDLADTTSFEFSTDGTTWTSIGEPLMMRYTLPHFMGYRFALFNAATREAGGYVDFDHYRVEPPPAWDAPPPLP; encoded by the coding sequence ATGCGCTTACGAAAAACCATCTTCTTCCTGTTCGTCACCCTTGCCGTGTCGCCGATGACGGCGCGATCGGACGAGGCAGGTGCCCGCAACCCCGTCATCTGGGCGGACGTCCCGGACGTGTCGGTGATCCGGGCCGGTGATCGGTACTACATGAGCAGCACCACGATGCACATGAACCCGGGCCTGCCGATCATGCGCTCGCCGGATCTCGTGAACTGGACGCTGGTGCGTTACGCCTACGACACGTTGGTGCACAACGATTCGATGAACCTGGTGAACGGCGAGGACGCCTACGGTGCCGGGTCGTGGGCCAGCAGCCTGCGGTATCACGAAGGCCGCTATTACGTGTCGACGTTCTCCTCGACGTCGGGCCGGACCCACGTGTACTGGACCGACGACATCGAAGACGGCGAATGGCAGTCGTCGTCATTCGAGCCGATGCTGCATGACCACTCGCTGTTTTTCGAGGACGGTCGCGTCTACATGGTCTGGGGCGCCGGGGAAATCCGCATGGTCGAACTTGAGCCGGATTTCTCGGGCATCCGTGCGGGCACCGAGCCGCGGGTCATCATCGCCGACGCCAGCGCGCCCATCGACGGCGAGATCATGCTGAAGGCCGAGGGCTCGCAGCTGTACAGGGTCGACGGCCGCTACTACCTGTTCAACATTGCCTGGCCGCGCGGTGGTATGCGCACGGTGCTGGTGCACCGCGCCGACTCGCTGGACGGCCCCTGGGAAGGGCGCATCGCGCTGCAGGACGCGGGCATCGCCCAGGGTGGCCTGGTCGACACACCGGACGGCCGCTGGTACGCCATGCTGTTCGGTGACCGCGGCGCCGTTGGCCGCATCCCCTACCTGGTGCCGGTAACCTGGGAGGACGGCTGGCCGGTGCTGGGCGAAGACGGCCAGGTGCCAGACACGCTCGACATCGCGGTGGCCAACACGAATGTCGCCGGTATCGTCACCTCCGACGAGTTCGACGGCCCCGGGCTGCCGTTGGCCTGGCAGTGGAACCACAACCCGTTGCCGGCGTACTGGTCGCTGGACGCGCGACCCGGTTTTCTGCGCCTGACGACCGACCGCGTTGATAACGGTTTCCTGGATACGCGCAACACCCTGACCCAGCGCACCTACGGCCCGGTCAGTGACGCGACCGTCAGCCTGGACGTGTCCGGCATGCGCGACGGTGATGTGGCCGGGCTGGGATTGCTGCAGCGGCACTATGGCTACGTGGCGGTGCGCCAGGAAGACGGCCAGCGCTTCATGGTCATGGTCAACGCTGGCGGTGATGCGCCTTTAGAGCAGGCCCGCGTGCCGCTGGACGGCGACGTGGTGCATTTCGCCGCCCGCGCGGATTTCCGTGACCTGGCCGACACGACGAGCTTCGAATTCAGCACCGACGGCACCACGTGGACGTCAATCGGCGAACCGCTAATGATGCGCTACACGCTGCCGCACTTCATGGGCTACCGGTTCGCACTGTTCAACGCCGCCACCCGCGAGGCCGGCGGTTACGTCGATTTCGACCACTACCGGGTTGAGCCGCCACCGGCCTGGGACGCGCCGCCGCCGCTGCCGTAG